In Dolichospermum flos-aquae CCAP 1403/13F, the following proteins share a genomic window:
- a CDS encoding DUF3146 family protein: MSAKRLPETTAYVKITRQSWPQGFLEGEVSAGNFQWHFQWHFRRGELSVKPSQGRALIKEPLGRFLEQQDYQLEPGGDYAFTIRAEL, translated from the coding sequence GTGAGTGCTAAACGTCTGCCAGAAACTACTGCTTATGTGAAAATTACCCGCCAATCTTGGCCACAAGGCTTTCTTGAAGGTGAAGTTAGCGCCGGTAATTTTCAATGGCATTTCCAGTGGCATTTCCGCCGGGGAGAACTTTCTGTAAAGCCTTCCCAAGGTCGTGCTTTAATCAAAGAACCTCTAGGGCGGTTTTTAGAACAACAGGACTATCAGTTAGAACCTGGGGGGGATTATGCTTTTACAATTCGGGCTGAATTGTAA
- a CDS encoding pre-16S rRNA-processing nuclease YqgF gives MTNTQPVILGFDPGRDKCGIAVMGLDRQIFSHQVVLANEAIANIETQLQRFPVSLIVMGDQTTAKKWKQQLNQELSKPTNIILVDERYSTLQARDRYWQMYPPQGIIKLLPKGLRQPPRPIDDIVAILLIERYLNRLTDN, from the coding sequence ATGACTAATACACAACCTGTAATTTTAGGATTTGATCCTGGTCGTGATAAATGTGGGATTGCCGTGATGGGATTGGATAGACAAATATTCTCTCATCAAGTTGTATTGGCAAATGAGGCGATCGCTAATATTGAAACACAACTGCAAAGATTCCCAGTGTCCTTAATTGTCATGGGAGATCAAACAACAGCTAAAAAGTGGAAACAGCAACTTAATCAAGAATTAAGTAAACCCACCAATATCATTTTGGTTGATGAACGTTATTCCACTTTACAGGCACGCGATCGCTATTGGCAGATGTATCCACCCCAAGGCATCATCAAACTATTACCCAAGGGTTTGCGTCAACCGCCCAGGCCAATAGATGACATTGTAGCCATTCTCCTGATTGAACGATATCTCAACCGACTAACTGACAACTAA
- a CDS encoding ParA family protein — translation MVQKIALFNHKGGVSKTTTTFNLGWMLASKGKRVILVDTDPQCNLTGMALKEETEDDEARIETIYNRHSNIKSGLAPAFESQPRAIEAVDCIQIEGQEGLFLLPGHVGFGEYEVTLGIAQELSGSIHTLKNLPGAISDLLEKTANKFNADYILIDMSPSLGSINQNLLMTSDFFLVPTTADFFSVMAIDSLSRILPKWCAWARMASANPILKEATYPFPEFKLKFLGTIVQNYRIRNGKETKAFQTWIEKVENTVTNKLKPVLEKNNLLLPNQVYPEQGMNGSFTMTKISDFNSLIALSQKHATPVYALRLEQLNLQGIVKENNEKKQEEFKTTFSDLADKIIELSSSYAVSP, via the coding sequence ATGGTTCAAAAAATTGCCTTATTTAATCACAAAGGTGGTGTTAGCAAAACTACCACTACTTTTAACTTAGGTTGGATGCTTGCTTCAAAGGGAAAGAGAGTAATCCTTGTAGATACAGACCCCCAATGTAATCTTACAGGGATGGCTCTAAAAGAAGAAACAGAAGACGATGAAGCAAGAATAGAAACCATTTACAACAGACATTCTAATATTAAGAGTGGGTTAGCTCCTGCTTTTGAGTCACAACCACGAGCTATTGAAGCTGTAGATTGTATTCAGATAGAAGGTCAAGAAGGTCTATTTTTGTTACCTGGTCATGTGGGCTTTGGTGAATACGAAGTAACATTAGGTATTGCTCAAGAACTAAGTGGTTCAATTCACACACTCAAAAATTTGCCGGGTGCAATTTCTGATCTTTTGGAAAAGACTGCTAATAAATTTAATGCTGACTACATTTTAATTGATATGAGTCCAAGTTTAGGATCTATCAATCAAAACTTACTGATGACAAGTGACTTTTTCTTAGTACCTACGACTGCTGATTTCTTTTCTGTGATGGCAATTGATTCTCTATCTAGAATATTACCAAAATGGTGTGCTTGGGCAAGAATGGCCAGCGCAAACCCCATATTAAAGGAAGCTACTTATCCATTTCCGGAATTTAAGTTGAAATTTTTAGGAACTATAGTTCAAAATTATAGAATTAGGAATGGTAAAGAAACAAAAGCATTTCAAACATGGATAGAAAAAGTAGAGAATACAGTTACGAATAAGTTAAAACCGGTTCTGGAGAAAAATAATTTATTATTACCTAATCAAGTTTATCCTGAACAGGGTATGAATGGTAGTTTTACGATGACCAAAATTTCTGACTTTAATAGTTTAATTGCTCTATCACAAAAACACGCTACACCAGTTTATGCACTTAGGCTGGAACAATTAAACCTGCAAGGCATAGTAAAAGAAAATAATGAAAAAAAGCAGGAAGAATTTAAAACAACTTTTTCCGATTTAGCAGATAAAATTATTGAACTATCATCGAGTTATGCAGTCAGCCCTTGA
- a CDS encoding GNAT family N-acetyltransferase yields the protein MKENLKIFQCSENKYVDAKILPLSQKHLEEIELSWKPELNKNKCWDKDLEFSKYLHEKPSLKFYVLECNLVAQGIIGLLPGRPSMLERGENLVYVAILTVAPWNRADINNSPKYKGIGTTLITFAAIFSIHLGFEGKIGLHSVKTAENFYKRLDFLDLGNDINYKNYHYLELPIDDAELLVLNSLLLDNLSN from the coding sequence ATGAAAGAAAACTTAAAAATTTTCCAATGTTCTGAAAATAAATATGTTGATGCAAAAATTTTGCCTTTATCTCAGAAGCATCTTGAAGAGATAGAATTATCTTGGAAACCTGAACTTAACAAGAATAAATGCTGGGACAAAGATTTAGAATTTAGCAAATATTTACATGAGAAACCATCCTTAAAATTCTATGTATTGGAATGTAATTTAGTTGCCCAAGGTATAATTGGGTTACTTCCTGGTCGTCCGTCAATGTTAGAACGGGGTGAAAATTTAGTTTACGTGGCTATATTAACTGTAGCACCTTGGAATCGCGCAGATATTAACAATTCACCGAAATATAAAGGAATAGGTACAACTTTAATAACATTCGCAGCTATATTTAGTATTCACTTAGGATTTGAAGGTAAGATAGGTTTACATTCTGTGAAAACAGCAGAAAATTTTTATAAACGTTTAGACTTTCTTGATTTAGGGAATGATATAAATTACAAGAATTATCACTATTTAGAGTTACCTATTGATGATGCTGAGTTATTAGTTTTAAACTCTTTATTGCTTGACAATTTAAGTAATTAG
- a CDS encoding DUF1830 domain-containing protein — MAQILDPLPPEHSGKILCCYVNATSKIQVTRISNIPNWYFERVVFPGQRLVFEVLPEAQMEVHTGMMASAIISDTIPCNTLIIHEPSNDQIEENSSPSINSGNGNPIRSENNKKILDTTKSLQKCPVSVKLID; from the coding sequence ATGGCTCAGATATTAGATCCTCTACCACCAGAGCATTCGGGGAAGATTCTCTGTTGCTACGTCAACGCTACGAGTAAAATCCAGGTGACTCGTATCTCCAATATTCCCAATTGGTATTTTGAAAGGGTTGTATTTCCCGGACAAAGGCTGGTGTTTGAAGTTCTTCCAGAAGCACAAATGGAAGTTCATACTGGGATGATGGCCAGTGCTATTATATCAGATACGATTCCGTGCAATACCCTGATTATCCATGAACCTAGCAATGATCAGATAGAAGAGAACTCATCTCCAAGCATAAATTCTGGTAATGGTAATCCGATCAGGTCGGAAAATAATAAAAAAATTCTAGATACGACAAAATCTTTACAGAAATGTCCGGTAAGCGTAAAGCTCATTGACTAA
- a CDS encoding HEPN domain-containing protein — MQSALDQFRISIQRVRDLISLHNSIKAQATSVLDLSDILRAALVLTVSALDYYIHEVVTLAMLEIHRGTRPEPSFRDNANQSAFSKFKVSLGSANQDRKVAIDIGSWIESEIQQSCGDDFLQQSHNISSLIPIISNTILNRLNNNSWLEAEIRESLSYKSFQEPDKIADAIKLISNIKLWERVTNKMRGNTTQEAQKNIKQDLQEIVKRRNQITHEADIDPTYGLGNRWLIDESMVNDAVDFIEQVVESIHQIL; from the coding sequence ATGCAGTCAGCCCTTGATCAATTTCGTATTAGTATTCAGCGTGTTCGGGATTTAATTTCTCTGCATAACTCTATTAAAGCTCAAGCGACTTCTGTTTTGGATTTATCGGATATTCTTAGGGCAGCTTTAGTTCTGACTGTAAGTGCATTGGATTACTACATTCATGAAGTTGTAACTTTGGCAATGTTGGAAATACATCGAGGAACAAGACCAGAACCATCATTTAGGGATAATGCGAACCAATCAGCTTTTTCAAAATTTAAAGTTTCGCTGGGTAGTGCTAATCAAGATAGAAAAGTTGCTATAGATATTGGTTCATGGATAGAGAGTGAAATACAGCAGAGTTGTGGAGATGACTTTTTACAGCAGTCTCATAATATTTCCAGTTTAATTCCTATTATTTCCAACACTATTTTAAATAGATTAAATAATAATTCATGGTTAGAAGCTGAAATTAGAGAAAGTCTGAGTTATAAAAGTTTTCAAGAACCAGATAAAATCGCCGATGCTATTAAGTTGATATCAAATATAAAATTGTGGGAGAGAGTTACTAATAAAATGAGAGGAAATACTACACAGGAAGCTCAAAAGAATATAAAACAAGACCTACAGGAAATTGTAAAACGCCGAAATCAAATTACTCATGAAGCAGATATAGATCCTACTTATGGCTTAGGAAATCGCTGGCTTATAGATGAATCAATGGTTAATGATGCAGTAGATTTTATTGAGCAGGTTGTTGAGAGTATTCATCAAATTTTATAG
- a CDS encoding DUF3084 domain-containing protein → MTTGYILIAAILILGGVIATVGDRIGTRVGKARLSLFNLRPKKTAVIVTIFTGGLISASTLAILFAADGGLRKGVFELEDIQRDLGNKREQLKTAEAQKNQVESELNKARQEQSQAQQELQKINKSLQAANTKQKATQAQLNRTLNQQAKTQARLNQTQSRLGGIVIQYQQARNELQTLYNQRQTLQTAVEELKTERKRLYAQAKEAIDEAKTVIEKRDRKITKLDKLIQNRNLEIKQREEVIITRESRLKELEKQQQFLEQEVARLEKYYQSYRDLRLGKLALVKGQVIAAGLITVDKPDAAHQAIMQILQEANRNANIQLTEPGGTPVNKEILRVTKDKVEQLIAQIKDGREYVVRIFSAGNYVRGEKQIEFFADAARNQLVFSSGEVLATTTADLKNMTSEQMRQRLDLLISASQFRARNAGIVESVQIEGTFLRFVTQLQQTEQEVEIKAVAAENTYTVGPLRVKLVAILNGQILFST, encoded by the coding sequence ATGACCACCGGGTACATTCTGATTGCAGCAATTCTCATTTTGGGAGGCGTAATTGCCACCGTGGGCGATCGCATCGGCACACGAGTTGGCAAAGCCCGTCTCTCACTTTTTAATTTACGTCCGAAAAAAACTGCTGTAATTGTCACTATTTTTACAGGTGGTCTAATTTCTGCATCAACTTTGGCAATCCTATTTGCGGCTGATGGCGGATTGCGAAAGGGCGTATTTGAGTTAGAGGATATTCAAAGAGATTTGGGGAACAAGCGGGAACAACTAAAAACCGCAGAGGCGCAAAAAAACCAGGTAGAGAGTGAGTTAAATAAAGCCAGACAAGAACAAAGTCAGGCACAACAAGAATTACAGAAAATTAATAAATCATTACAGGCAGCAAATACTAAACAAAAGGCTACACAAGCCCAACTCAATCGCACTCTGAACCAGCAAGCTAAAACTCAAGCCCGACTTAATCAAACTCAAAGTCGTCTTGGGGGAATTGTGATTCAGTATCAACAAGCTAGAAATGAATTACAAACTCTTTACAATCAGCGACAAACATTACAAACGGCGGTGGAAGAGTTAAAAACGGAACGAAAAAGATTATACGCCCAAGCTAAAGAAGCTATTGATGAAGCAAAGACGGTGATTGAAAAACGCGATCGCAAAATTACTAAATTAGATAAACTTATTCAAAATCGTAATCTCGAAATTAAACAGCGGGAAGAAGTTATTATTACTAGAGAATCTCGCTTGAAAGAATTAGAGAAACAACAACAATTTTTAGAGCAGGAAGTAGCCAGACTAGAAAAATATTATCAGTCCTACCGTGACCTCCGCTTGGGTAAACTAGCTTTAGTGAAAGGTCAAGTGATAGCCGCAGGGTTAATTACTGTGGACAAGCCTGATGCGGCACATCAGGCAATTATGCAAATTCTCCAGGAAGCTAACCGCAATGCCAATATTCAGTTAACTGAACCTGGTGGTACACCAGTAAATAAAGAAATACTCCGTGTTACCAAAGATAAAGTTGAGCAGTTAATTGCACAAATTAAAGATGGTCGAGAATATGTAGTGCGAATTTTCTCCGCAGGTAATTATGTCAGAGGTGAAAAGCAAATAGAATTCTTTGCAGACGCAGCGAGAAATCAACTCGTATTTTCATCAGGTGAAGTGCTGGCTACTACTACAGCGGATTTAAAAAATATGACATCTGAACAAATGCGTCAACGCCTAGATTTACTAATTTCCGCTTCTCAATTTCGCGCCCGGAACGCGGGAATTGTCGAAAGTGTCCAAATAGAAGGCACTTTTCTGCGCTTTGTTACCCAACTACAGCAAACGGAACAGGAAGTAGAAATTAAAGCCGTAGCCGCAGAAAATACTTATACTGTGGGTCCGTTGAGAGTCAAATTAGTAGCCATTTTGAATGGACAAATTCTTTTTAGCACCTGA
- a CDS encoding U32 family peptidase, producing MTSISTPTLKIPELLAPAGNWECAQAAVENGADAIYFGLEKFNARMRAENFTAADLPELMEFLHLRGVKGYITLNTLIFPQELTEAQQYLKTIISAGVDAVIVQDVGICRLIRHLSPDFPIHASTQMTITSAAGVEFAKSLGCQLVVLARECSISEINKIQQQISQKNTSLPLEVFVHGALCVAYSGQCLTSEALGGRSANRGECAQACRMPYDLIADGEVINLGDRKYLLSPQDLAGLEVLPELVKSGVTSLKIEGRLKAPEYVANVTRVYRQALNQLLETNVETFSSSNKDQYKLEMAFSRGLYTGWFEGINNQELVHGRFGKKRGVYLGEVTRIRNAEITVKLEAPVKPGDGIVFDCGHPERREEGGRIYAVIPNGRDVILTFGRNDLNFHSIHIGDKVWKTNDPELDKQIRQSYTGEHPQFTRPINIEVHGEIGEKLIAISRDQSWNIVQVESEILIAEAHTKPLSTERLKEQFGRLGNTPFHLDTFINNLNGNIMLPVSELNRMRREIVSKLEELRSRPKLWELNHQGKWQDLISSKSTPIPGFPSLIVLVRNIEQLKVVLTADIKTIYCEFEDPRNYKEAVKIVRESKQEEISIFVAPPRITKPGETWILNQVLTSQADGYLIRNYDQLEYFATERCIGDFSLNIANPLTADYFQQRFNLERLTASYDLNINQLEDLITHYPAQNFEVTIHQHIPMFHMEHCVFCAFLSEGTDYTNCGRPCDTQTVTIRDRVGSEHILKADAGCRNTVYNATAQTGAEYVQRLIGLGLQYLRVEFVNETPEQVQKTIQSYQKLLQGEIIGSQLWRELKLQNQLGVTRGALGMN from the coding sequence ATGACAAGCATCTCCACCCCTACCCTCAAAATCCCCGAACTCCTAGCACCTGCGGGTAACTGGGAATGCGCTCAAGCAGCAGTAGAAAATGGTGCGGATGCGATTTACTTTGGTTTAGAAAAGTTTAACGCGAGAATGCGGGCTGAGAATTTCACAGCAGCAGACTTACCCGAATTGATGGAATTTCTGCACCTGCGGGGTGTGAAAGGTTATATCACTCTGAATACCCTGATTTTCCCCCAAGAACTAACAGAAGCACAGCAATACCTCAAAACTATCATTTCCGCCGGTGTTGATGCTGTTATCGTGCAAGACGTGGGTATTTGTCGGCTGATTCGTCATCTTTCCCCTGACTTTCCGATTCATGCTTCTACCCAAATGACTATTACCAGCGCTGCGGGGGTAGAATTTGCTAAATCTTTGGGTTGTCAACTGGTAGTTTTAGCGCGGGAATGTTCGATTTCGGAAATTAATAAAATTCAACAACAAATATCTCAAAAAAACACTTCCTTACCTTTAGAAGTTTTCGTTCACGGTGCTTTGTGCGTCGCATATTCTGGACAATGTTTAACCAGCGAAGCACTAGGAGGACGTTCTGCAAATCGGGGAGAATGCGCTCAAGCTTGCAGAATGCCTTATGATTTAATTGCAGATGGAGAAGTTATTAATTTAGGCGATCGCAAATATTTATTAAGTCCTCAAGATTTAGCAGGTTTGGAAGTTTTACCAGAGTTAGTAAAATCTGGAGTTACTTCTTTGAAAATTGAAGGACGGTTGAAAGCACCAGAATATGTTGCTAACGTGACTCGCGTTTATCGTCAAGCATTAAATCAACTATTAGAAACAAATGTAGAGACGTTTTCTAGTTCAAATAAAGACCAATATAAGTTAGAAATGGCATTTTCTCGCGGACTATATACAGGTTGGTTTGAGGGGATTAATAATCAAGAATTAGTGCATGGGAGATTTGGTAAAAAACGGGGTGTTTATTTGGGAGAAGTTACCCGAATTAGAAATGCAGAAATCACAGTGAAATTAGAAGCACCTGTTAAACCGGGAGATGGAATTGTTTTTGATTGTGGACATCCTGAAAGGAGAGAAGAAGGAGGAAGAATATATGCAGTTATTCCCAATGGTCGAGATGTAATATTAACCTTTGGTAGAAATGATTTAAATTTCCATAGTATTCACATAGGTGATAAAGTTTGGAAAACAAATGATCCAGAATTAGACAAGCAAATTCGTCAAAGTTATACTGGAGAACATCCCCAATTTACCAGACCAATTAATATAGAAGTCCATGGAGAAATTGGTGAAAAGTTAATAGCTATATCCCGTGATCAATCTTGGAATATAGTTCAAGTAGAATCAGAAATATTAATAGCAGAAGCCCATACAAAACCCCTCTCTACAGAAAGATTAAAAGAACAATTTGGACGGTTAGGAAATACACCTTTTCATTTAGACACTTTTATAAATAATCTCAACGGTAATATTATGTTACCCGTGAGTGAGTTAAATCGAATGCGTCGGGAAATAGTTAGTAAATTAGAGGAATTAAGAAGTAGACCCAAACTTTGGGAATTAAATCATCAGGGAAAATGGCAAGATCTAATTAGTTCTAAATCTACACCAATTCCTGGTTTTCCTTCCCTGATTGTTTTGGTGAGAAACATCGAACAATTAAAAGTAGTATTAACAGCAGATATCAAAACCATATATTGTGAATTTGAAGATCCTCGCAATTATAAAGAAGCAGTAAAAATAGTCCGAGAATCAAAACAGGAAGAAATTAGTATTTTTGTCGCACCACCCCGGATAACTAAACCTGGAGAAACCTGGATTTTAAACCAAGTTCTTACTTCCCAAGCTGATGGTTATTTAATTAGAAATTATGATCAATTAGAATATTTTGCGACAGAAAGATGTATTGGTGATTTTTCCTTAAATATTGCTAACCCTTTAACCGCAGATTATTTTCAACAACGCTTTAATTTAGAACGATTAACAGCATCTTACGACTTAAATATTAATCAACTCGAAGATCTAATCACACATTATCCAGCGCAAAATTTTGAAGTGACAATACATCAACATATACCCATGTTTCACATGGAACATTGTGTATTTTGCGCTTTTCTATCTGAAGGAACAGATTACACCAATTGTGGTAGACCTTGCGACACACAAACTGTTACAATTAGAGACAGAGTAGGTAGTGAACACATTCTTAAAGCAGACGCAGGATGTAGAAATACAGTATATAACGCTACTGCACAAACCGGAGCAGAATACGTGCAACGGTTAATAGGATTGGGTTTACAGTATTTACGGGTTGAATTTGTCAATGAGACACCGGAACAAGTGCAAAAAACAATACAAAGCTATCAAAAATTACTTCAAGGAGAAATCATCGGTTCGCAACTTTGGAGAGAATTGAAACTACAAAACCAATTAGGTGTGACTCGTGGTGCGTTGGGGATGAATTAG
- the ntcA gene encoding global nitrogen regulator NtcA produces MIVTQDKALANVFRQMATGAFPPVVETFERNKTIFFPGDPAERVYFLLKGAVKLSRVYEAGEEITVALLRENSVFGVLSLLTGNKSDRFYHAVAFTTVELLSAPIEQVEQALKENPELSMLMLRGLSSRILQTEMMIETLAHRDMGSRLISFLLILCRDFGVPCADGITIDLKLSHQAIAEAIGSTRVTVTRLLGDLREKKMITIHKKKITVHKPVALSKQFT; encoded by the coding sequence ATGATAGTGACACAAGATAAAGCCCTAGCAAATGTTTTTCGTCAAATGGCAACGGGGGCTTTTCCTCCAGTTGTGGAAACATTTGAACGGAATAAGACGATCTTCTTTCCGGGAGATCCTGCCGAACGAGTTTATTTTCTTCTCAAGGGTGCTGTAAAACTGTCGAGAGTCTATGAGGCAGGAGAAGAAATAACGGTAGCTCTGCTCCGGGAGAATAGCGTTTTTGGCGTACTGTCGTTGCTGACAGGGAATAAGTCTGATCGATTTTATCATGCAGTGGCATTTACCACTGTAGAATTACTTTCAGCCCCAATTGAACAAGTCGAACAGGCACTGAAGGAAAATCCAGAATTATCCATGTTAATGCTGCGAGGTCTTTCTTCGCGGATTCTTCAGACGGAGATGATGATTGAAACTCTTGCTCACCGGGATATGGGTTCAAGGTTAATTAGTTTCTTGTTAATTCTTTGTCGAGATTTTGGCGTTCCTTGCGCTGATGGCATTACCATTGATCTGAAGTTATCCCATCAGGCGATCGCTGAAGCAATTGGCTCTACTCGCGTGACAGTTACTAGACTGCTGGGAGATTTACGCGAGAAGAAAATGATTACAATCCATAAAAAGAAGATTACTGTGCATAAACCTGTTGCTTTAAGTAAGCAATTTACTTAG
- the fabI gene encoding enoyl-ACP reductase FabI — MLNLSGKNALVTGIANNRSIAWGIAQQLHKAGANLGITYLPDDKGKMEKKVSELVEPLSPSLFLPCNVENDEQIQSTFETIRQEWGKIDILVHCLAFAKKEDLTGGFSQTSRSGFNTALEVSTYSLVQLSGAAKPLMTQGGSIITLTYLGAVRAIPNYNVMGVAKAGLEASVRYLAAELGPENIRVNGISAGPIRTLASSAVGGILDMIHHVEKVAPLRRTVTQLEVGNTAAFLCSDLASGITGQILYVDAGYEIMGM; from the coding sequence ATGCTGAATCTATCTGGAAAAAATGCCCTAGTTACAGGTATTGCCAACAACCGTTCTATCGCTTGGGGAATTGCCCAACAACTGCACAAAGCCGGGGCTAATTTGGGCATTACCTACTTGCCAGATGACAAGGGTAAAATGGAAAAAAAAGTTTCTGAATTGGTAGAACCGCTCAGTCCTAGCCTATTTTTGCCCTGCAATGTTGAAAATGACGAGCAAATTCAATCTACTTTTGAAACCATCCGGCAAGAATGGGGGAAAATAGATATTTTAGTGCATTGTTTGGCCTTTGCAAAAAAAGAAGATTTGACTGGAGGTTTTAGTCAAACTTCTCGTTCTGGTTTCAATACAGCTTTGGAAGTTAGCACTTATTCACTGGTACAGTTAAGCGGTGCAGCTAAACCTTTAATGACTCAAGGCGGAAGTATTATTACTCTTACATATTTAGGAGCAGTTAGAGCAATTCCTAACTATAATGTCATGGGTGTGGCTAAAGCTGGTTTAGAAGCCAGTGTTCGTTACTTGGCAGCAGAACTTGGTCCTGAAAATATTCGCGTCAATGGCATTTCTGCAGGTCCCATTCGCACCTTAGCATCTTCAGCCGTGGGTGGTATTCTAGATATGATTCATCATGTTGAAAAAGTCGCCCCTCTCCGTCGCACCGTTACTCAATTAGAAGTAGGGAATACTGCGGCTTTCTTGTGCAGTGATTTAGCCAGCGGTATTACTGGACAAATCCTGTATGTAGATGCAGGTTATGAAATTATGGGAATGTAG